From one Acipenser ruthenus chromosome 21, fAciRut3.2 maternal haplotype, whole genome shotgun sequence genomic stretch:
- the LOC117428230 gene encoding pro-interleukin-16-like isoform X3: MPHSYTNHKKKANGLAMKTERRSTTGKTNRRSRKLGLISRSLILCNSKNSDEGSSPEEKYPDPAENEKYSGRERSERNPRAQVLSTTHSAEHKDCDPQRTTGEHEEHAKKTMRRTFSIKESSIWKLCVATGDEGLGIQISANNTSAVPNKGITVSHVMNGGAAHRDGRLQPGDELLTVNGQSLTGLSRHEAEAVLQTATGLVDLVVSTKLMTCPVDEDKRSLLCNRSTSVSAPPTTDKENQQPQTNIIDKENAGNDIHPKRNSTDMTGEGYNERDAEKSDNYSQTKLSCKRTRSNSTSVNPYWIGDLDDLIIKTPEMYNSNNTQGNPGFYSNRKALSQQLEFPDAPAQVIARPTRSLSSAHLVNSSSSVQACVISNIVLMKGQGKGLGFSIVGGKDSMYGPIGIYVKTIFPGGAAAADGRLQEGDEILELNGKSLHGLTHDEALKKFKQTKKGLLMLAVRTSLRIEASSSSSGVSHLWRSRSLSSSATISSRGSCSGPELADCSFLPSPAKPKDRIMMEITLHKELGVGLGIGLCCVPSSEGYPGIYIHTLSPGSVAHMDGRLRGGDEIVEINETVVHSMTLNEVYTVLSQCHQGPVQVIISRHPDPKVSEQQLNEAIAQAVENSKLKKVKSQWSIEALKKNEPCSHGKQKCEKCLERSFSQLNNRRPQKLMIRSSSDTSSNHRSPCSNGGSAYSTQQAGMKCRVHSVDVPMTAPQSTVAGSPGWSVIEIKPSPPHPDDYNVPNSKHSSQQSTDFIIKTARASKPKPPPRRYFKQQEDSKEEHFSDHGGVNGDSPSDWKPSTTKCQFFYSLFMALRKIPDLLFKNEAGSLVSEGTKTVHTNTLCVTSLSPGDSGHFSETAKDNSLRAEGRHQSVGSPTNFSTGTKRPALRRQAHMDLFVAHQTQDPSVRIADSTEGQPSCAIMSQENGQPDLNGSSVHEKDAPEGAVAVKDPQNVKKGPPVAPKSVWVRQSLKGLKSGKLPATTKPRDGGTPNPRSMFGVSLRNTSTKSNLSFKQKISSFETFSSSESTERGTKRIAPSLSLPLVDKPPSRSDTTSAVNTACHAANKAAEVSPPDESKSAIEVTIPAAEPEVPSSPPPASSLPSPRRSSSTKTVPSTASLEPEENMVFKSPSQRTRSFPLATTPSSETSNLKTYDGESLCKILSFSNQVSHALMRSMRSLPQSPSIWHSNPWSAAPGSPQAAPDDDLSWADKTPGSPSVDLSHAEKGFSVSLAELRECTINMADEKREDGKRERTSSLSSSASAQSLISLIPAEEIKKMIEEVKALDEETLKQFEDIHVVILHKEEGTGLGFSIAGGIDLENKVTTVHKVFPSGLASEEGTIQKGDELLSINGQSLKEVTHSEGTAILRQARMLKQAVIVICKSKESDTGNDESSESSMTTSAVENPSVIDAEDAGSDTITVELEKNAGGVGFSLEGGKGSIHGDKPLVINRIFKGGAAEQSRIQPGDELLQIQSTALQGLTRFEAWNIIKALPEGPIRAVIRRKTDVSKSEATAEEQ, translated from the exons ATGCCACACAGCTATACCAACCACAAGAAGAAAGCTAATGGGCTTGCGATGAAGACGGAGAGGAGAAGCACTACAGGCAAAACCAACAGGAGGTCGCGGAAGCTTGGGCTCATTTCCAGGTCGTTAATACTGTGCAATTCCAAAAACAGTGACGAAGGATCGAGCCCTGAGGAAAAATACCCTGATCCAGCTGAAAACGAGAAATACAGTGGGAGAGAACGATCGGAGAGAAACCCCAGGGCACAGGTGCTGTCCACAACACACTCTGCTGAACACAAAGATTGTGACCCACAAAGGACCACAGGAGAACATGAGGAACATGCCAAGAAGACTATGAGGAGAACATTTTCCATTAAG GAAAGCAGCATCTGGAAATTGTGTGTGGCTACTGGTGATGAAGGTCTGGGGATTCAAATCTCTGCAAATAACACCTCTGCAGTACCAAACAAAGGAATTACTGTTAGCCATGTGATGAATGGAGGGGCAGCACACAG AGATGGTCGTCTTCAGCCTGGGGATGAGCTGCTAACAGTGAATGGACAATCCCTGACTGGCCTCTCAAGACATGAGGCTGAGGCTGTGCTCCAGACAGCAACAGGGCTAGTGGATTTGGTAGTTTCCACCAAGCTAATG aCTTGTCCTGTAGATGAAGATAAAAGGTCACTTTTATGTAACAGATCTACCTCGGTTTCTGCACCACCAACTACCGACAAAGAAAACCAGCAGCCTCAGACAAACATCATTGATAAAGAAAATGCTGGGAACGACATTCACCCAAAG AGAAACAGCACAGACATGACTGGGGAGGGATACAATGAGCGTGATGCAGAAAAATCAGATAATTATTCCCAGACCAAGTTGTCCTGTAAAAGAACTCGGAGTAATTCTACTA GTGTCAATCCCTATTGGATTGGAGATTTAGATGACCTTATCATTAAAACACCAGAGATGTATAATAGTAACAACACACAGGGAAATCCCGGTTTCTACAGCAACAGGAAGGCACTCTCCCAGCAGCTGGAGTTTCCTGATGCACCTGCCCAG GTTATTGCAAGACCCACTCGGTCTTTAAGCTCGGCACACTTAGTGAACTCGAGCAGCAGCGTGCAAGCCTGTGTTATTTCTAATATCGTTCTGATGAAGGGTCAAGGCAAG GGTTTAGGGTTCAGTATAGTCGGTGGAAAGGACAGCATGTATGGACCAATAGGAATCTATGTCAAGACTATTTTCCCAGGTGGAGCAGCGGCAGCTGATGGAAGATTACAAGAAG GAGATGAAATACTGGAGTTGAATGGCAAGTCGCTGCATGGATTGACCCACGATGAGGCCCTGAAGAAATTTAAG CAAACTAAGAAGGGCTTGCTGATGCTGGCTGTGCGGACCAGCCTGCGGATCGAAGCCTCGTCCAGCTCCTCCGGCGTCTCCCACCTGTGGCGCTCACGCTCCCTCAGCTCCAGCGCCACCATCAGCAGCCGGGGAAGCTGCTCCGGCCCCGAGCTGGCAGACTGCAGCTTCCTCCCCAGCCCAGCCAAGCCCAAAGACAGAATCATGATGGAAATCACTTTGCACAAAG AATTGGGTGTGGGCCTGGGGATTGGGCTGTGCTGTGTCCCCTCCAGTGAAGGCTACCCTGGCATTTACATCCACACCCTCTCCCCTGGCTCTGTGGCCCACATGGATGGAAGACTAAG GGGTGGGGATGAAATCGTAGAAATCAATGAAACAGTGGTTCACAGCATGACTCTCAATGAGGTTTACACAGTCCTCAGCCAATGCCACCAGGGGCCTGTCCAGGTTATCATCAGTCGTCACCCGGATCCGAAG GTTTCAGAACAGCAGCTAAACGAAGCCATTGCACAAGCTGTTGAAAACAGCAAACTGAAAAAAGTCAAGAGTCAGTGGAGTATAGAAG CCCTGAAAAAGAATGAGCCGTGCTCCCATGGAAAGCAGAAGTGTGAAAAATGCTTGGAGAGAAGTTTCAGTCAACTGAATAACAGGAGACCCCAGAAGCTGATGATCCGCTCAAGCAGCGACACGAGCTCCAACCACAGATCACCCTGTTCTAACGGGGGCTCAGCCTACTCAACCCAGCAGGCAGGCATGAAGTGCAGGGTCCACAGTGTTGACGTGCCCATGACCGCTCCACAAAGCACTGTGGCTGGATCGCCAGGCTGGTCGGTTATAGAGATCAAACCATCCCCTCCTCACCCAGACGATTACAACGTACCTAACAGCAAACATTCCAGCCAACAATCTACAGACTTCATTATCAAAACCGCAAGAGCCTCCAAGCCAAAGCCTCCACCGAGGAGGTATTTTAAACAGCAAGAAGATTCAAAGGAAGAGCATTTTTCTGATCATGGAGGTGTGAACGGAGATTCACCCAGCGACTGGAAACCATCTACTACAAAGTGCCAG tttttttacagtTTATTCATGGCTTTGAGAAAAATTCCTGATttactctttaaaaat GAAGCAGGGAGCTTGGTGTCTGAAGGAACTAAAACGGTTCACACTAACACTCTCTGCGTGACTTCATTATCACCAGGGGACTCTGGTCACTTCTCTGAAACTGCAAAAGATAACTCTTTACGAGCAGAAGGAAGACACCAAA GTGTTGGTTCTCCTACAAACTTCTCTACGGGAACTAAAAGGCCAGCATTAAGAAGACAAGCTCACATGGATCTCTTTGTGGCTCATCAAACACAAGACCCGTCGGTAAGGATTGCAGACAGTACTGAGGGACAACCAAGCTGTGCCATCATGAGTCAGGAGAATGGGCAACCAGACCTGAACGgctcctccgtgcacgaaaaggATGCACCTGAAGGAGCTGTGGCTGTAAAAGACCCCCAGAATGTTAAGAAAGGTCCTCCAGTGGCACCAAAGTCGGTTTGGGTTCGCCAGAGCCTGAAAGGTTTAAAGAGTGGAAAACTGCCAGCAACAACCAAACCTCGGGACGGGGGCACACCAAATCCAAGAAGCATGTTTGGTGTGAGCTTAAGAAATACTTCGACCAAAtccaacttgtcattcaaacagAAAATTAGCTCTTTTGAAACTTTCTCTAGCTCTGAATCTACTGAAAGAGGAACTAAGAGGATTGCTCCATCACTGTCTTTACCCTTGGTAGACAAACCTCCAAGCAGAAGTGACACAACTTCAGCTGTCAACACTGCTTGTCATGCTGCCAATAAAGCAGCTGAGGTTAGCCCACCTGATGAAAGCAAGTCAGCAATAGAGGTGACCATCCCAGCAGCAGAGCCAGAGGTACCTTCCTCTCCCCCGCCAGCGTCTTCATTGCCCAGccccaggagaagcagcagcacaAAAACTGTGCCCTCCACAGCATCGCTGGAACCTGAAGAAAACATGGTGTTCAAGTCCCCTAGCCAACGGACAAGAAGCTTCCCACTGGCTACCACCCCGTCCTCTGAAACCTCCAACCTGAAGACCTATGATGGAGAAAGCCTCTGTAAAATTCTCTCGTTCAGTAATCAAGTATCGCATGCGTTAATGAGGTCAATGCGTTCCCTTCCTCAGTCCCCCTCCATCTGGCACAGCAACCCTTGGTCTGCTGCTCCAGGATCCCCCCAAGCAGCTCCTGACGATGACTTGTCCTGGGCTGACAAGACCCCCGGGTCGCCTTCTGTTGACCTGAGCCATGCTGAGAAGGGATTTTCTGTCAG CTTGGCAGAGCTCAGAGAATGCACGATAAACATGGCGGACGAGAAGAGAGAGGACGGGAAGAGGGAACGCACCTCGTCCCTCTCCTCCTCAGCCTCGGCCCAGTCACTCATCTCCCTCATTCCTGCAGAGGAGATCAAGAAGATGATAGAGGAGGTGAAGGCCCTAGATGAAGAAACCCTGAAG CAATTTGAAGACATTCACGTTGTAATTTTGCACAAAGAAGAAGGCACTGGGCTGGGATTCAGTATTGCTGGTGGGATAGACCTTGAAAATAAAGTGACCACA GTACACAAGGTATTTCCCAGCGGACTGGCATCAGAGGAAGGAACCATTCAGAAAGGGGATGAGCTGTTATCCATTAACGGGCAATCCCTTAAAGAGGTGACGCACAGTGAGGGCACAGCCATTCTCCGGCAGGCCAGGATGCTGAAGCAGGCGGTCATCGTTATTTGCAAATCAAAGGAGAGCGACACAGGAAATGATGAGAGCAGTGAAAGCAGCATGACCACAAGTGCTGTTGAAAATCCAAGTGTGATAG ATGCAGAGGATGCGGGTTCCGATACAATCACTGTTGAGCTGGAGAAGAACGCAGGGGGTGTGGGGTTTAGTTTGGAAGGAGGCAAAGGGTCCATTCACGGAGACAAGCCCCTTGTCATCAACAGAATTTTTAAAG GGGGGGCTGCTGAACAGAGCAGGATCCAGCCGGGCGACGAGTTACTGCAGATCCAGAGTACTGCCCTGCAGGGACTGACCCGTTTCGAAGCCTGGAACATCATTAAAGCCTTACCGGAGGGTCCTATCAGAGCTGTTATCAGAAGAAAAACTGATGTGAGCAAATCTGAGGCCACTGCAGAGGAACAATAA